In one window of Azospirillaceae bacterium DNA:
- the gap gene encoding type I glyceraldehyde-3-phosphate dehydrogenase, giving the protein MAVRVAINGFGRIGRLVLRAIYESKRTDVEVVAINDLADLATNVHLLKYDSVHGRFPGTVEARDGMLVVNGHAIKVVQERDPAKLPWADLGCEIAMECSGIFTKREDAAKHLQAGARKVLISAPATDEDLTVVYGVNHDKLTAEHRIVSNASCTTNCLAPVAYVLHNAVGIEHGFMTTIHSYTGDQRIVDTMHKDLHRARAAALNMIPTSTGAAKAVGKVLPDLKGKLDGTAIRVPTPNVSVVDFKFTAKRETSAEEIAAEIKKAADGPLKGILGYYTEDLVSTDFNHDERSSIFAIKETKVIDGRFVRIMTWYDNEWGFSNRMSDTAVAMAKVG; this is encoded by the coding sequence ATGGCTGTTCGCGTTGCAATCAATGGCTTCGGCCGCATCGGCCGGCTGGTGCTGCGGGCGATTTACGAGAGCAAGCGCACCGATGTGGAAGTGGTGGCGATCAACGATCTCGCCGACCTCGCCACCAATGTCCACTTGCTGAAGTACGACAGCGTCCACGGCCGCTTCCCCGGCACGGTGGAGGCGCGCGACGGGATGCTGGTGGTCAACGGCCACGCCATCAAGGTCGTGCAGGAGCGCGATCCGGCCAAGCTGCCCTGGGCGGATCTCGGCTGCGAGATCGCGATGGAGTGCTCCGGCATCTTCACCAAGCGCGAGGACGCGGCCAAGCACCTGCAGGCCGGCGCCCGCAAGGTGCTGATCTCGGCCCCGGCCACCGATGAGGACCTCACGGTCGTCTACGGCGTGAACCACGACAAGCTGACGGCCGAGCACCGGATCGTCTCCAACGCTTCGTGCACCACCAACTGCCTGGCTCCGGTCGCCTACGTCCTGCACAACGCGGTCGGGATCGAGCACGGGTTCATGACCACGATCCACAGCTACACCGGCGACCAGCGGATCGTGGACACCATGCACAAGGACCTGCACCGCGCCCGCGCGGCGGCCCTGAACATGATCCCGACGTCCACGGGCGCGGCCAAGGCGGTGGGCAAGGTCCTGCCGGACCTCAAGGGCAAGCTGGACGGCACCGCCATCCGCGTGCCGACGCCGAACGTGTCGGTGGTGGACTTCAAGTTCACGGCCAAGCGCGAGACCTCGGCCGAGGAGATCGCGGCCGAGATCAAGAAGGCGGCGGACGGCCCGCTCAAGGGCATCCTCGGCTACTACACCGAGGATCTGGTCTCGACCGACTTCAACCACGACGAGCGCTCGTCGATCTTCGCCATCAAGGAGACGAAGGTCATCGACGGCCGCTTCGTGCGCATCATGACCTGGTACGACAACGAGTGGGGCTTCTCCAACCGCATGAGCGACACGGCCGTCGCCATGGCCAAGGTGGGCTGA
- the tkt gene encoding transketolase, whose product MAPTTVSHQDKANAIRALAMDAVEAAQSGHPGMPMGMADVATVLFERFLKFDAQAPDWPDRDRFVLSAGHGSMLLYALLHLTGYPEMTLDEIKRFRQMKSKTPGHPENFVTKGAETTTGPLGQGIATSIGMAIAERHLNARFGDALVDHYTYVIASDGDLMEGISHEAASLAGHLGLGRLIVLWDDNEISIDGPTSLSFSDDTLARFEAYGWDTSRVDGHDPESIAAAIAAARETDRPSLIACRTTIGYGAPNKAGTASSHGSPLGKTEIEGARERLGWPHAPFDIPAPILEAWRAAGRRGADARKAWNDRLAKADASLRAAFDEAIKGDLPQAARAALDAAKRKASEDKPKIATRQASGNVLDVLVPALPTLVGGSADLTGSNNTYVKNTPRLARGSYGGRYIHWGVREHGMAAAMNGMALHGGVIPYGGTFLVFADYCRPAIRLSALMRQRVVYVMTHDSIGLGEDGPTHQPVEHLASLRAIPNLLVMRPADMVEAAECWRAALERKDGPSLLALTRQALPTVRTTHTDENLSARGAYVLAEAEGGARRVTILATGSEVEIALDARARLQAKGVPAAVVSVPCMELFAAQSADYQAKVLGPDDAQANLRMAIEAGVRQGWDRWIGANGLFVGMSSFGESAPYQELYEHFGITAASAVDAALARL is encoded by the coding sequence ATGGCGCCCACGACCGTCTCCCACCAGGACAAGGCCAACGCGATTCGCGCATTGGCCATGGATGCCGTGGAGGCGGCCCAGTCCGGCCATCCCGGAATGCCCATGGGCATGGCGGACGTTGCCACGGTGCTGTTCGAACGCTTCCTGAAGTTCGACGCCCAGGCCCCGGATTGGCCGGACCGCGACCGTTTCGTGCTGTCGGCCGGCCATGGCTCGATGCTGCTGTACGCGCTCCTGCATCTGACCGGCTATCCGGAGATGACGCTGGATGAGATCAAGCGCTTCCGGCAGATGAAGTCGAAGACGCCGGGCCATCCCGAGAACTTCGTCACGAAGGGCGCCGAGACCACCACCGGTCCGCTCGGCCAGGGGATCGCGACGTCGATCGGCATGGCCATCGCCGAACGGCACCTGAACGCGCGGTTCGGCGATGCGCTGGTGGACCACTACACCTATGTCATCGCGTCCGATGGCGACCTGATGGAAGGCATCAGCCACGAGGCGGCGTCGCTGGCCGGCCACCTCGGCCTGGGCCGGCTGATCGTGCTGTGGGACGACAACGAGATCTCGATCGACGGGCCGACCAGCCTGTCCTTCAGCGATGACACCCTGGCCCGGTTCGAGGCGTACGGCTGGGACACGTCGCGAGTCGACGGCCACGACCCCGAGTCCATCGCCGCCGCCATCGCCGCCGCCCGCGAAACCGACCGGCCCAGCCTGATCGCCTGCCGGACCACCATCGGCTACGGCGCCCCGAACAAGGCGGGCACCGCGTCCAGCCACGGTTCGCCGCTTGGCAAGACCGAAATCGAAGGCGCCCGTGAACGGTTGGGCTGGCCGCACGCGCCGTTCGACATCCCGGCGCCGATCCTGGAGGCCTGGCGTGCCGCCGGGCGCCGGGGCGCCGACGCCCGCAAGGCGTGGAACGACCGTCTGGCCAAGGCCGACGCCTCGCTGCGCGCCGCCTTCGACGAGGCCATCAAGGGCGACCTGCCGCAGGCGGCACGGGCGGCGCTCGACGCGGCCAAGCGCAAGGCGTCCGAGGACAAGCCGAAGATCGCGACCCGGCAGGCGTCCGGCAATGTGCTGGACGTGCTGGTCCCCGCCCTGCCCACCCTGGTCGGCGGCTCGGCCGACCTGACGGGCTCGAACAACACGTATGTGAAGAACACCCCGCGCCTGGCCCGCGGATCCTACGGCGGGCGTTACATCCACTGGGGCGTGCGCGAGCACGGCATGGCCGCGGCCATGAACGGCATGGCGCTGCACGGCGGCGTCATCCCCTACGGCGGGACCTTCCTGGTGTTCGCCGACTATTGCCGCCCGGCCATCCGCCTGTCGGCGCTCATGCGCCAGCGCGTGGTCTACGTGATGACGCACGATTCGATCGGCCTGGGCGAGGACGGCCCGACCCACCAGCCGGTCGAGCATCTGGCGTCCCTGCGCGCCATTCCGAACCTGCTGGTGATGCGCCCGGCCGACATGGTCGAGGCGGCGGAATGCTGGCGTGCGGCGCTGGAGCGCAAGGACGGGCCGAGCCTGCTGGCGCTCACCCGCCAAGCCCTGCCAACCGTCCGCACCACCCACACCGACGAGAACCTGTCCGCCCGCGGCGCCTATGTGCTGGCCGAGGCCGAGGGCGGGGCACGGCGGGTCACCATCCTGGCCACCGGCTCGGAGGTCGAGATCGCGCTCGACGCCCGCGCCCGGCTGCAGGCCAAAGGCGTGCCGGCCGCCGTGGTGTCGGTGCCGTGCATGGAGCTGTTCGCGGCCCAGTCCGCCGACTACCAGGCCAAGGTCCTGGGCCCGGACGACGCCCAGGCGAACCTGCGCATGGCCATCGAGGCGGGCGTGCGGCAGGGTTGGGACCGCTGGATCGGCGCCAACGGCCTGTTCGTCGGCATGAGCAGCTTCGGCGAGTCCGCCCCCTACCAGGAGCTGTACGAACACTTCGGCATTACCGCCGCATCCGCGGTGGACGCCGCGCTTGCAAGGCTGTAA